The Halobacillus amylolyticus nucleotide sequence CGCTTACTTTAACAAGTTATGCCCCATTTATTTTACCACATCATTGTGAATTTGCACTAAATATCACCTTTATAACTTGATTCTCATTTTCAATAAGAGTAAAATGATTGTTTGTGGGTTACACGGTAACCGGGTGGGAGAGGGATAATTTCATAGAGGCGATTACCTATGCTTAGCAAGCATAATCATAAGCCCGGCTTGCGACAGGATGTGATGGCAGGATTCATCGGCTATTTTACAACCGTCTACATCGTAGCGGTAAATAGCCAGATTCTCCAAGCAGCCGGCCTTCCTTTGGAAAAAGGGATGGTTGCTACCATTCTAGCAAGTGCTGCAGGCTGTTTGATCATGGCCTTATACGCAAATGCGCCTATGGTGCTCATTCCCGGCATGGGAGTGAACGCCTTGTTCGCTTATTCGATTATCGAAGGAAGCGGCTTGGCATTTCGGGAGGGATTAGCTGTCGTCATCGTGGCAGGCTTGATCTTTCTCGTTACCGCATTTACACGATTGGGTGATTGGCTGAAAACAGCGATTCCAGAGTCGCTGAAGCATGCGATTACAGTGGGACTTGGAATGTTTTTAACGTTAATTGGACTAGAAAAGGGCGGCCTTGTCGTTCGAGGTGAACATTCACTGATCACACTCGGCAACCCCTCCTCTGCTTTAGTTATTACGAGTTTATTAACGTTATTCATAGCCATTTTCCTTTTTGCCAAAAACGTTCCTGGCAACTTTCTGATTACCATGATCGTTGGTACAATTATCGCGCACTTCACAGGTTTACTTGAAGGTCCTGGTGAGTCACTGTCATTAGCCAATCAAGAATGGATTATGATCCCTTCCTTCAGCGGGATTACAGAATTCGGCTTTTGGATGGCGGTCTTTCCATTAACAATTGTTCTCATCTTTGAGAATATGGGATTGCTCCACGGACAGCTATCTATGTTGAAGCAAGAAGATAAGTTTAAAAAATCTTATCAAGCGACAGCATTTTCGGCCATCACAAGCGGATTCTTCGGAACATCACCTACCGTTTCATCAGCAGAAAGTGCGGCAGTCATTGCATCAGGAGGAAAATCAGGACGCGCAAGTCTTACGATGGCTGGATTGTTTTTGGCCACGCTTTTGCTCATTCCATGGATTTCGATGGTTCCAGCAACTGCCATTAGCCCGATATTAATTATCGTTGGGGCACTGATGGTGCAGAACATTAAGGAAATTCCACTGGACAATTTATCTGAAGCGATGCCAGCATTCCTCATCATTGTGATGATCCCGTTTACCTACTCGATCGCTGATGGAATGGCATTCGGCTTCATAGCTTATCCTATCGTTAAATTTGCAATCGGCAAGCAACGAGAGTTAACGACGCCCGTTGTATGTATAGCCATGATCTTTCTTCTTGAATTTATCATGAGAACACTCGGACATTAAGAAAAGCGGAGAAGCCCGTTTAGCCCCGTACGCATAAGACAAGACGCGTCGTGACGTGGTTTTCGTCACAGAGTGAATTGACTTATGTCGATAGGGGCTGGGCTTTGCAGCTAGACATTAGCAGAAAAGCGGTGAGGGCGCTTAGACCTGAATATAGGAAGTTCGGTTAAGAACGGCACGGTCCTGTGCCAACACCGAACTGACCCGCGTCCTGCGGGCCCAAGCAGAGCACCGAAGTGAAGTGATCTTCCTTCACGTTGGTGAACTGCTTATGTCGCGAAGGTCTGCCCCTTGCAGCTAGACATTAAGAAAAGCGGAAAAGCCCGGCTAGGATTTGCAGCTAGAAGAAGGCGAAAACTCATTTGGGCAGAATCTTCACTTTTTTGGGTAGAATAACTTTGGTTTTGGGGAGAATTCTCGTATCTTCGGCAGAATAACTATGCTTTTGGACAGAATTGGAGATCTGTCAATATAGTGGACATTCATAGACCGGTATTTGAACCATTCTTTTTCTTCCGCGCGTCCTCTTTCGAGACGCTTGGATGCCTCCGCCTAAAGGAAAGAATCAAAAACCAATTCATTCCTTTAGGCAGAGGACATTTGGTTCTTTTTGAGCTTTTTATCATGGTTCATTTTATAGCTCTTTTCTTTTTCTAACGGAGTTAAATAGTCCAATGTAGAATGGATTCGTTTTTGGTTATAAAAATTGATGTAAAACTGAATGGCTAGTTTGGCTTCTGCTTTTGTCTCATAAACATGTTTGTACAGGTATTCTTTTTTCAGAGAGGCAAAGAAACTCTCTGCACATGCATTGTCGTAGGGGTTTCCCTTCCGACTCATACTTATGGTCGCTCCTGCCTCCTTAAGTGTATCTAAATAAGCCTTAGAACAGTACTGAGAGCCACGATCTGAATGGTGAATCCAACCCGACTTAGGGTTACGAATGGCCAAAGCCTTTTCTAAAGCTTTTAAGCACAGGGTGTGATCCATATGATCGTCTAACTGATAACTTATGATCCGTCGGGAAGCAAGATCAATAACAGGATTCAGATATAAAAAGCCTTCTCCTGTGTGAATATAAGTAATATCAGTAGCCCAAACCTGGTCTGGGGCCTCTGGAAGAAAGTCACGGTTTAAATGGTTTGAGTGAATGGTTTCATCGTGATCAGAGTCTGTCGTATTGATGAACTTTTTAGGTGGTGTGGCATAAAGGTCCAGTTCTCTCATTCGATTCGTCACTTTCTTTTGAGAAACCTCCACCTGATCCACTTCTCGAAGCATAAAGTGGATGCGAGGGCTGCCGTAACACCCATAATTATCATGATAATGGAAGAGGATCCGTTCATCGATATAACGGTTCCAAGCCTCTCTTTCCGTTTCTTCTCTGTCCAGACGATTCAAATAATCATAATAACCAGATTTAGACACACCAAGAACTTGGCACATCCTCGAAATGGTGTGTTCGTGTCGGTGTTCATGAATGAACTTGAACTTCACTACTTTTCCTGATTGAAGATGTGCATGGCCTTTTTTAAAATGTCGACTTCCTCCTGGAGCTCTACGTTACTTTTTTTCTCTTTTTCATACATTTCCTTGTACTCAGAGGCGGTCAACAGTTGATTCTGTGCTTCTTTTTCTTCCTTCTTTTTTTGGTCACGATACTCCGTCTTCCATCTTTTAAGGTTACCGTAGGGAATATCGAGTTTCTGACTAAGGTCCGTCATTTTGTGTCCGTCCAATTCCATTAACTTCACAACATAAAGCTTAAACTCAGGGTCATAATTTCTGTACTTTTGGGTCAATGTGAACACGTCCTTTAATGCTTTGTGATGATTAAAACATGGTTCAATACTTGTGTCCACTTTTTATACTAACTCTAGAATCCCCATCATTTCGGGTTGAATCCCGCAAGTTTTGGGTAGAATCCTTATTCACGAAGACCCTTTCAAACGAACAAAGGAATGTTAAAAAAGCGGAGCTGCATTGGCTCCGCTTTTTTATCGCAGGAAATTATAACATGAAGTTAGCTACATCCAGCTCCAGCGCGCAAGACACGAAAGACTAGTCAATCGCCTCCGTGGAGGAAAACCACTCCACTGCGCCGCTCGTCTTGGGCCCGCAGGACGCGGGTCAGTTCGACGTTGGCACGAGGAAGTGCCGATCTTAGTCGAACTTCCTCTGTCGTGTCTACCGGGGCGCTTGCGCTTTTGTTCCTACAATCATTCCACTGAAAATATGAAAGAATAGATAGGCTGACCACCGTTATGAATCTCCACTTCAATATCCTCAAAGTGTTCCTCAAGGTAGGCTTCTAGCGCTTCTATTTCTTGCTGATCCGCTTCTTCCCCACTAATGATTGTAACGATCTCATCTTCCTCTTCATCAATCATTTCACTCAGTAGAGCCTTCGACGTTTCCAGCTTATCTTTTTGTGCTGATGAAATCTTTCCTTCAAAGATCCCCATGAAGTGGCCTTTTTCAATCGACAAGCCATCAATTTGGGTATCACGGACGGCATAAGTGATTTGCCCTGATTTTACATGTTTCATTAATTCAGACATTTCTTCCTGGTTCGTGGAAATATCCGCTTCAGGGTTAAAACCAAGCAACGCACTCATACCTTGAGGAATTGTTTTTGACGGGATGACGGCAGCCTTTACGTCAGCCAATTCTGCTGCTTGTTCTGCAGCCATCGTTATGTTTTTATTGTTAGGCAAAATGAATACGTTGTTTGCATGTGCTTCCACAATTGCATCAGAAATATCCTGCGTGCTTGGATTCATGGTTTGTCCGCCTTGGATGACGACACTTGCGCCAAGGCTTTCAAATAATTTTTTAATCCCTTCGCCCATTACAACCGTTACAATCCCATACTCCGCTTTCTCTTTCGGTTTCGTTTTGTCACCAACGATGGACGTATGCTGTTCACGCATGTTTTCAATCTTCATATTAATTAAGCTTCCATATTGCTGGCCTAAGTTCATTGCATTGCCTGGATACTCTGCGTGTATGTGGACTTTAATCAAATCTTCATCAGACACAACGAGCAGGGAATCACCTTGTTCACTTAGTGTTTGCCGGAAAGCTTCTTCATCATAAGGATTTTCAGCTAGCTTATCTTCTTCAAACTTGACCATGAATTCCGTGCAATAACCGAATTCGATATCCTCGGTATTCATAAAGTCTTGTGCCAGCTTATGATGTTCAGCATTGACCATGTCTCCCATTGAAATGGTCGAGCTTAGCTCAGGAAGTTCTTCTCCTTTTAAGTTAGCTAGAAAACCTTCATAAATGGTTAGCAGCCCTTGTCCACCGCTATCGACCACACCCACTTCTTTTAAAACTGGGAGCAGCTCAGGTGTTCCTTTTAACGATGTACGTGCTGCATCGACAACTCCTTGGATAAATGGAAGAAAGTCTCCTTCCTTCTTTGCCAGCTCTACAGAGGTCTCTCCTGCTTCCCTTGCCACAGTTAAGATCGTTCCTTCAACAGGCTTCATAACCGCTTTGTAGGCTGTCGTAACTCCACCTTGAAGAGCTTCTGCAAAATCTTTTGTTGTTACAGTTTCTTTATCCTCAAGCGTTTTAGAAAAACCTCGGAATAACTGTGAAAGGATCACACCAGAATTCCCGCGGGCTCCCATTAAAAGACCTTTTGCAAGAGCCTGGGAAACTTTTCCGGCATGATTCTCCTCTACCTTCTCTACCTCTTCGGCTCCAGAACTCATGGATAAATTCATGTTTGTACCCGTATCCCCATCTGGCACAGGGAATACGTTTAGCGCATCAATCATTTGTGAGTTGCTTTTTAAATGATGAGCACCTTGCAGAATCATTTCTGCCAACGTTTTACCGTCTAGCTTTCGTAACGTCACGCTTACTTCCTCCTTTGACTAACAACTGACATTATTCGCTGATCACACGTACACCTTGTATGAAAATATTTACCGAGCTTACGGATAAACCTACTGTTTTATTCAATGTGTATTTTACTTGTGATTGGACGTTATGTGCTACTTCTGATATTTTGGTTCCATAACTTACAATAATATACATATCAATATGGAGTTTCTCTTCTTCCTGTCTTACGACGACCCCTCTTGAGAAATTCTCCCGGCGAAGCATTTCAGCTATACCGTCACGAAGCTGATTTTTAGATGCCATGCCTACAATTCCATAACACTCTACTGCGGCACCCCCGGCAACTGTAGAAATGACTTCATTGCTAATGGTAATATGACCAAATTTAGTACTAAGATCAACGGACATAGTAAATCCTCCTTTATACTCACCATCTTCGTGAACCCATTATAACATAGAACATACTGGTAAAATGTATGTTTAAAAAGCCTCGTTTTCAATACAATGAACCCCTATCATACTTTGAAACAATTCCTTCCTTCTGTCAAGATAAAATTCTTGATATTATCTTCTGACTATATTGCATTTAGCTGCCTAATATGATACATTAATTAAGTATTTCAAGATTTATGCATCGTAACAGGAGGGAATTATATGTCACGCAAATGTGTCGTTTCGGGACGTCGTACACGTTCAGGAAATAATCGTTCACACGCAATGAACGCTAATAAACGCCAATTTAAAGCTAACGTACAAAAGGTACGTATTCTCGTGGATGGCAAACCTAAAAAGGTCTATGTGTCTGCACGTGATTTGAAGTCAGGTAAAGTAGAACGAGTATAATTACCTTACAAAAAAGCACCCATCACTTGGGTGCTTTTTTGTTACTCTTTTTTGAATGTGCCAATCATAGCCCGTACAATTCCCCCGAGAAAGCGTGGGAGTTTAATTGTATAAAATTTCATGAGCCCCCTCCTCAAATGTAAAGCTGCTCGCGAAAGATCCCTTCTATTAGATGACATCATTGCTTCTTACTACTAAGAGTATGCCTTCCGTAAACGAAAAAGTACCTTGTTCTTCAATCAATTGATTAGAAATGCAACGCGTCGATCCATAGGAAAGGTGAGCACCTTGTAATGGATAATAAAATCCGGTTAAGCACAACCCCTTCACTTCTAACGTTATCGGTAAAAAGGATACATATAAATACTTGTCGATCTTCTTCAGTTTATGCATCCCCTCCCCCACTAATTCCAACTGATTTTGCCGATCAATAATTGTGGCTTTAATTCCTTTGTTTAACAAGGGATACAGCAATTGAATATTTATTAAGGAATGATCAAGTCGTCCGCCCGTTACTCCGAACAACAGGATTTGTTCAGGCTCAAGCATGAGCGCTTCTTGAATCGCGATTTCTAGATCTGTTTCGTCTTTCTCATTAGGATATGTATCTGTTCTTGCCGCCGCCTTTTTAATGGCAGCAAAGGACCTTTCGCTGACGGAATCGAAGTCCCCAACGGCGATATCAAGTCGCCCGTCTTGTTCGATAATCACTTCGGCTCCTTGATCCGCTCCGATCCATAGCATATCCTTACCATCATATTCAGAAAGCTCGGGTATATATTCCTTTGGACCTCCTGCAACAATCCCAATTCGCTTTTGCATGACTACACTCCCTCTCCCATTGAAAAAAGCCAAAATATTGGTAAGAAACCATCTATTTTGGCTAGAAGCACACGTTCAAAAAGTAGATAAATGAAAGCTAGCGAAGAGAGTGGCAGCTAATCCATTCAATGACTTATTGAACAGCTTCTTACATTATTTTATATGGATTGACGAATGGTGGTGATAGCCTGCGCGCGATCCTCGTGTTTGAAGACAGCACTGCCAGCTACAAGGACATCGGCCCCAGCTTCTGTACAAATCTTGGCTGTTTCCTTATTAACCCCACCATCGATTTCAATTTCAAATTCAGCGCCTAGTTCCTCACGCCACGCTGCAATTTGACTGATTTTTGGTACGACACTTTTGATAAAAGACTGGCCGCCAAATCCAGGGTTCACGGTCATTAACAGGACGAGATCAACATCCTGTAAGACTGGTTTTATCGTTTCGGCTGGTGTGGCTGGATTGATCACCACACCCGCTTTCACTCCATGGCTCTTAATCAGTTGTATCGTACGGTGAAGGTGTGGACAGGTTTCCTGATGTACAGTGATAATATCTGAACCTGCCTTAGCAAATTCAGGTATAAAAGCATCAGGATTTTCAATCATAAGGTGGACATCCAATGGTAAGGATGTAACCGGGCGAATCGCTTCAACGATCAATGGCCCAATTGTGATATTAGGCACAAAATGACCATCCATAACATCAACGTGAATATAGTCAGCGCCCCCATGTTCCACGTCTTTAATTTCAGCTGCTAAATTTGCAAAATCAGCTGCCAGTATTGATGGAGCAATTTTAATCATGTTAATACCTCGGCTTTCTATTGGAAATTTCATCAACGAATTGTAAGTAATGCTTGTATCTTTGTTCCGCTATTTCTCCACTCGCAAGGCTTGATTTAACCGCACATTTCGGCTCTTTATTATGAAGGCAGCCTCTAAATTTGCATTCATCCTGCACAGCTACAAACTCTGGAAAACATTCGCTCAGCTGATCTAGTTCCAATTCACCAAATTCCAAAGAGCTAAAGCCTGGTGTATCAGCAACAAATCCGCCCGCGATTTCATAGAGTTCTACGTGTCTCGTCGTATGTTTTCCACGTCCCAGGCTCTCTGATATTTCATCTGTATCAATAGCCAGGCGAGGATCAATAGAGTTTAATATCGAGGATTTTCCTACCCCTGACTGGCCCGCTATCACCGTTGTACGATTTGCTAAATGGGATTGTATATGGTCAATGCTTTGTGAATCATTTACTGAGGAAAGGATCACAGAATAGCCAATGTTCTCGTATATTTTCTTGTGTGTTTCCATTTCTTGTAACACATGTTCAGACACTTGGTCCACTTTTGAAATAACAACTAATGGTTCAATACGCTTGGCTTCAACAAGGACAAGAAAGCGGTCTAATAGTAAAGAGTTAAAGTCAGGATGGACGGCAGAGGTAACAATCAGCGCCTGATCCACATTTGAAATTGGCGGTCTTACGAATTCATTCCTTCTTTCCTCAATCGAAAGAATATAGCCTTCATCCACCGTTTCTGCTTTAAAGTCCACTATATCTCCAACGAGTGGAGTAACTTTTCTCTTTCTGAATATCCCTCTGCCTCGACATTGGTAAACTGTTCCTTCTTGGAGGACATAATAAAATCCGCTTAATGCCTTTATTATTTTACCTGTTGCCATCTATTCACCTTCTTCATAAGGAACCGTTTCTTCTTCAATGACTTCTTCGCCTAGCTGCACCTTATAGGAGGCTTCGCCATCTGACGGAATCGTAACAGTAAACTCGACCGTTGTATCCTCTGTAATGGTTTCTTCACGGAATACTTCTGAGATTTGATTGTTCAAGTCATTGACATAAATCAGTACCTGTTGTTCTTTTTGTTCTGCTTCTTCATCATAAGGAACTTCAACCTGCACCGTTTCTTCCCTT carries:
- a CDS encoding NCS2 family permease produces the protein MLSKHNHKPGLRQDVMAGFIGYFTTVYIVAVNSQILQAAGLPLEKGMVATILASAAGCLIMALYANAPMVLIPGMGVNALFAYSIIEGSGLAFREGLAVVIVAGLIFLVTAFTRLGDWLKTAIPESLKHAITVGLGMFLTLIGLEKGGLVVRGEHSLITLGNPSSALVITSLLTLFIAIFLFAKNVPGNFLITMIVGTIIAHFTGLLEGPGESLSLANQEWIMIPSFSGITEFGFWMAVFPLTIVLIFENMGLLHGQLSMLKQEDKFKKSYQATAFSAITSGFFGTSPTVSSAESAAVIASGGKSGRASLTMAGLFLATLLLIPWISMVPATAISPILIIVGALMVQNIKEIPLDNLSEAMPAFLIIVMIPFTYSIADGMAFGFIAYPIVKFAIGKQRELTTPVVCIAMIFLLEFIMRTLGH
- a CDS encoding IS3 family transposase — protein: MKFKFIHEHRHEHTISRMCQVLGVSKSGYYDYLNRLDREETEREAWNRYIDERILFHYHDNYGCYGSPRIHFMLREVDQVEVSQKKVTNRMRELDLYATPPKKFINTTDSDHDETIHSNHLNRDFLPEAPDQVWATDITYIHTGEGFLYLNPVIDLASRRIISYQLDDHMDHTLCLKALEKALAIRNPKSGWIHHSDRGSQYCSKAYLDTLKEAGATISMSRKGNPYDNACAESFFASLKKEYLYKHVYETKAEAKLAIQFYINFYNQKRIHSTLDYLTPLEKEKSYKMNHDKKLKKNQMSSA
- a CDS encoding transposase; translation: MTQKYRNYDPEFKLYVVKLMELDGHKMTDLSQKLDIPYGNLKRWKTEYRDQKKKEEKEAQNQLLTASEYKEMYEKEKKSNVELQEEVDILKKAMHIFNQEK
- a CDS encoding DAK2 domain-containing protein, whose product is MTLRKLDGKTLAEMILQGAHHLKSNSQMIDALNVFPVPDGDTGTNMNLSMSSGAEEVEKVEENHAGKVSQALAKGLLMGARGNSGVILSQLFRGFSKTLEDKETVTTKDFAEALQGGVTTAYKAVMKPVEGTILTVAREAGETSVELAKKEGDFLPFIQGVVDAARTSLKGTPELLPVLKEVGVVDSGGQGLLTIYEGFLANLKGEELPELSSTISMGDMVNAEHHKLAQDFMNTEDIEFGYCTEFMVKFEEDKLAENPYDEEAFRQTLSEQGDSLLVVSDEDLIKVHIHAEYPGNAMNLGQQYGSLINMKIENMREQHTSIVGDKTKPKEKAEYGIVTVVMGEGIKKLFESLGASVVIQGGQTMNPSTQDISDAIVEAHANNVFILPNNKNITMAAEQAAELADVKAAVIPSKTIPQGMSALLGFNPEADISTNQEEMSELMKHVKSGQITYAVRDTQIDGLSIEKGHFMGIFEGKISSAQKDKLETSKALLSEMIDEEEDEIVTIISGEEADQQEIEALEAYLEEHFEDIEVEIHNGGQPIYSFIFSVE
- a CDS encoding Asp23/Gls24 family envelope stress response protein, which gives rise to MSVDLSTKFGHITISNEVISTVAGGAAVECYGIVGMASKNQLRDGIAEMLRRENFSRGVVVRQEEEKLHIDMYIIVSYGTKISEVAHNVQSQVKYTLNKTVGLSVSSVNIFIQGVRVISE
- the rpmB gene encoding 50S ribosomal protein L28; amino-acid sequence: MSRKCVVSGRRTRSGNNRSHAMNANKRQFKANVQKVRILVDGKPKKVYVSARDLKSGKVERV
- the spoVM gene encoding stage V sporulation protein SpoVM, which gives rise to MKFYTIKLPRFLGGIVRAMIGTFKKE
- a CDS encoding thiamine diphosphokinase; the encoded protein is MQKRIGIVAGGPKEYIPELSEYDGKDMLWIGADQGAEVIIEQDGRLDIAVGDFDSVSERSFAAIKKAAARTDTYPNEKDETDLEIAIQEALMLEPEQILLFGVTGGRLDHSLINIQLLYPLLNKGIKATIIDRQNQLELVGEGMHKLKKIDKYLYVSFLPITLEVKGLCLTGFYYPLQGAHLSYGSTRCISNQLIEEQGTFSFTEGILLVVRSNDVI
- the rpe gene encoding ribulose-phosphate 3-epimerase, whose translation is MIKIAPSILAADFANLAAEIKDVEHGGADYIHVDVMDGHFVPNITIGPLIVEAIRPVTSLPLDVHLMIENPDAFIPEFAKAGSDIITVHQETCPHLHRTIQLIKSHGVKAGVVINPATPAETIKPVLQDVDLVLLMTVNPGFGGQSFIKSVVPKISQIAAWREELGAEFEIEIDGGVNKETAKICTEAGADVLVAGSAVFKHEDRAQAITTIRQSI
- the rsgA gene encoding ribosome small subunit-dependent GTPase A, whose product is MATGKIIKALSGFYYVLQEGTVYQCRGRGIFRKRKVTPLVGDIVDFKAETVDEGYILSIEERRNEFVRPPISNVDQALIVTSAVHPDFNSLLLDRFLVLVEAKRIEPLVVISKVDQVSEHVLQEMETHKKIYENIGYSVILSSVNDSQSIDHIQSHLANRTTVIAGQSGVGKSSILNSIDPRLAIDTDEISESLGRGKHTTRHVELYEIAGGFVADTPGFSSLEFGELELDQLSECFPEFVAVQDECKFRGCLHNKEPKCAVKSSLASGEIAEQRYKHYLQFVDEISNRKPRY